One part of the uncultured Bacteroides sp. genome encodes these proteins:
- a CDS encoding trimeric intracellular cation channel family protein: MPTFVQIIEFFGTFAFAISGIRLASAKQFDWFGAYVVGLVTAIGGGTIRDVLLDVTPFWMTNPVYLICSALALFWVVVFGKQLVHLHNTFFLFDSIGLALFTVVGVEKTIALGFPFWVAIVMGSITGAAGGVIRDIFINEIPLIFRKEIYAMACIVGGLVFWGCSFMNLDSMLIQCISGFSVFLTRILAVKYNICLPKLKGE, from the coding sequence ATGCCTACATTTGTTCAGATTATAGAATTCTTCGGAACTTTTGCTTTTGCCATTAGTGGCATACGTTTAGCTTCTGCCAAACAATTCGACTGGTTTGGTGCTTATGTTGTTGGATTGGTTACTGCTATTGGCGGTGGAACCATCCGTGATGTTCTTCTTGATGTAACACCTTTTTGGATGACAAATCCGGTTTATCTTATTTGTTCTGCCCTGGCCTTATTCTGGGTGGTAGTTTTTGGCAAACAATTAGTTCATTTACATAACACATTTTTTCTTTTCGACTCCATTGGTCTTGCTCTTTTTACCGTTGTCGGAGTAGAAAAAACTATAGCTTTAGGTTTTCCTTTTTGGGTTGCTATTGTAATGGGAAGTATTACAGGTGCTGCAGGTGGAGTGATTCGTGATATCTTTATTAACGAGATTCCACTTATTTTTAGAAAAGAAATCTATGCAATGGCCTGTATAGTGGGAGGATTGGTGTTCTGGGGCTGCTCTTTTATGAATCTGGACAGTATGTTGATACAATGTATCAGTGGTTTTAGTGTTTTTCTCACAAGAATTCTTGCAGTAAAATATAATATCTGTTTACCGAAGTTAAAGGGAGAATGA
- the wecB gene encoding UDP-N-acetylglucosamine 2-epimerase (non-hydrolyzing) — translation MKITIVAGARPNFMKIAPIMHAIDNAREQGKEISYRVIYTGSANDTSLDPSLFADLNIKKPTAYLEIGFENLTERAGGIMLAFEKELKENPTNIVLVVDDLTSTMACAIVAKKQNVKVAHLVAGTRSFDMSMPKEVNRMITDGLSDYLFTAGMGANRNLNQTGAENEQVFLVGNILMDSLRYNRHRFIKPATFGVLGLKEQNYILLTINRHALIENKENFKELIERLISEAKGTPIVAPLHTYVRDVISELNIKAPNLHILPPQSYLSFGYLTSKAKAIVTDSGNVAEEATFLGIPCITLNNYVEHPETCSIGTNELVGESPEQLGAAIEKIMKGEWKQGSLPERWDGRTADRIVQTLLQLV, via the coding sequence ATGAAAATTACTATTGTTGCAGGGGCACGCCCCAACTTTATGAAGATTGCTCCAATCATGCATGCTATTGATAATGCCAGAGAGCAAGGGAAAGAAATCTCATATAGAGTAATATATACTGGATCAGCTAATGATACAAGTTTGGATCCTTCTCTTTTTGCTGATTTGAATATAAAAAAGCCGACTGCATACTTGGAAATAGGTTTTGAAAACCTTACTGAACGGGCAGGAGGAATTATGCTGGCTTTTGAAAAAGAACTAAAAGAAAATCCAACCAATATAGTATTAGTCGTTGACGATTTAACTTCAACTATGGCGTGCGCTATTGTTGCTAAAAAGCAAAATGTAAAAGTTGCTCACCTGGTTGCAGGAACACGCTCTTTTGATATGAGTATGCCTAAAGAAGTGAACCGAATGATTACCGATGGACTTTCTGATTATCTGTTTACAGCAGGAATGGGTGCAAACCGTAACCTGAATCAAACAGGAGCAGAGAATGAACAGGTTTTTCTTGTAGGAAATATCCTGATGGACTCTCTAAGATATAATCGTCACAGGTTTATAAAGCCTGCTACATTTGGTGTTTTAGGATTAAAAGAACAGAACTATATTCTTTTAACAATCAATCGCCATGCGTTGATTGAAAATAAAGAGAATTTCAAAGAGCTAATTGAGCGTTTAATTTCTGAAGCCAAAGGTACTCCTATTGTTGCTCCGTTACATACATACGTACGTGATGTGATAAGCGAGCTTAATATAAAAGCTCCTAATTTACACATTCTTCCTCCTCAAAGCTATCTTTCATTTGGTTATCTGACCAGCAAAGCCAAAGCAATAGTTACAGACTCCGGTAATGTAGCTGAAGAAGCAACATTCCTTGGAATTCCATGTATTACATTAAATAACTATGTTGAGCATCCTGAAACCTGCTCTATCGGTACTAACGAATTAGTTGGTGAAAGCCCGGAACAACTTGGTGCTGCAATTGAAAAAATAATGAAAGGCGAATGGAAACAAGGAAGTCTTCCTGAAAGATGGGATGGAAGAACAGCCGACAGAATTGTTCAGACTTTGCTTCAACTGGTATAA
- a CDS encoding RNA polymerase sigma factor: MKSLNFKSDLLGVQDELLRFAYKLTANREEANDLLQETSLKALDNEDKFTPDTNFKGWMYTIMRNIFINNYRKVMRDQTFVDQTENMYHLNQSQDSGFDSTEGAYDIKEIHRVVNSLPKEYKIPFSMHVSGFKYREIADKLNLPLGTVKSRIFFTRQRLQQQLKDFV, translated from the coding sequence ATGAAAAGTTTAAATTTTAAAAGTGATCTGCTGGGAGTACAGGACGAACTACTTCGCTTTGCGTATAAATTAACAGCAAACAGGGAAGAAGCAAATGATTTATTGCAGGAAACATCCTTGAAAGCACTCGACAACGAAGACAAATTTACACCCGATACCAACTTTAAGGGGTGGATGTATACTATAATGCGTAATATATTCATTAATAATTATCGGAAGGTGATGAGAGATCAAACATTCGTTGATCAGACAGAGAATATGTACCATCTTAATCAATCACAAGATTCAGGCTTCGATAGCACTGAAGGAGCTTATGATATTAAAGAAATTCATAGAGTAGTTAATTCATTGCCAAAAGAATATAAGATACCTTTTTCTATGCATGTTTCTGGTTTTAAATATCGTGAAATTGCTGATAAACTAAATTTACCTCTCGGAACAGTGAAGAGCCGCATCTTTTTTACGCGACAACGGTTGCAACAACAATTAAAGGATTTTGTATGA